One genomic window of Camelina sativa cultivar DH55 chromosome 5, Cs, whole genome shotgun sequence includes the following:
- the LOC104789369 gene encoding uncharacterized protein LOC104789369, giving the protein MVVSKWSPITERALPEEKSIPLWVHLKKVPLHMYSLEGLSFIASAVGTPVRLHPETRACSNFDVAKVFVNADLTKVPPTSICYSKSGTDFSVNFHYPWLPPRRSVCEKWGHLAARCVVNKDPAVITPPGLIQTQVGEPEVTPPSAVSAVVISDQPTGSASPMGKQLSLEVTDKRVCATVA; this is encoded by the coding sequence ATGGTTGTGTCCAAGTGGTCTCCGATTACTGAAAGGGCTCTACCGGAGGAAAAGTCCATCCCATTATGGGTTCATCTGAAGAAAGTTCCCTTGCATATGTACTCATTGGAAGGGCTCAGTTTTATTGCCAGTGCGGTAGGTACTCCGGTCCGGTTGCACCCTGAAACACGGGCCTGCTCAAACTTTGATGTGGCAAAAGTCTTTGTCAATGCGGATCTAACAAAAGTGCCTCCTACAAGCATCTGCTACTCGAAATCTGGTACAGACTTCTCTGTTAATTTCCACTATCCATGGTTGCCGCCTAGACGCTCTGTTTGTGAGAAGTGGGGTCATCTGGCAGCTCGATGTGTGGTTAATAAAGATCCTGCGGTCATCACGCCTCCTGGATTAATTCAAACACAGGTGGGAGAGCCAGAGGTTACTCCACCTTCCGCTGTTTCAGCTGTTGTGATATCGGACCAACCTACTGGCTCTGCTTCACCTATGGGGAAACAACTATCACTAGAGGTCACAGATAAGAGGGTCTGTGCTACTGTTGCTTAG